Proteins found in one Labrenzia sp. VG12 genomic segment:
- the nuoG gene encoding NADH-quinone oxidoreductase subunit NuoG produces MTKLIIDGNEVDVPADYTLLQACEEAGAEVPRFCYHDRLSIAGNCRMCLVEVKGGPPKPTASCAMGVKDLRPGPNGEPPVVETKSEMVKKAREGVMEFLLINHPLDCPICDQGGECDLQDQAMAYGVDGSRFHENKRAVENKEIGPLIKTIMTRCIHCTRCVRFTTEVCGVTDMGLISRGEDAEITTYLDAALSSEMQGNVADLCPVGALTHKPYEFHARPWELTKTESVDVMDAVGSAIRVDSRGKEVMRVMPRLNEEVNEEWISDKSRYIWDGLKTQRLDRPYAKKDGKLQPVSWGEAFQIIADKVKGASSDRIGALAGQMAGVEEMFALKSLMEKLGVTNIDSRFPGSPLHPKNGRASYLFNSTIQGIEDADAIMLIGTNPRQEAPVLNARIRKRWTRGDLHVGLIGENADLTFPVTYLGAGPDSLKQFVEHAPAKAERPMFIVGQGALNRPDGAEVMATIAAAAKSLGVIKDGWNGFNILHTEASQVGALDLGFVPGEGGKDTGAMLEPGAMDILFLLGVDEVEVPEGAFVVYQGTHGDRGAHRADVILPGAAYTEKSAIYVNTEGRVQMADRAAFPPGEAREDWAILRALSATLSQTLDFDSLSQLRGKLFEAVPHMASIDMIEAGSAADIEQLANAKAKMDSAGFANVIRDFYLTNPIARASKVMAECSALAKSRAAEAAE; encoded by the coding sequence CTGCGCCATGGGCGTGAAGGACCTGCGTCCGGGCCCGAACGGCGAACCGCCGGTGGTCGAGACCAAGTCCGAGATGGTCAAGAAGGCCCGCGAAGGGGTGATGGAGTTCCTGCTCATCAACCACCCGTTGGACTGCCCGATCTGCGATCAGGGCGGTGAGTGCGACCTACAGGACCAGGCGATGGCCTATGGTGTCGACGGGTCACGGTTCCATGAGAACAAGCGCGCGGTCGAGAACAAGGAAATCGGCCCGCTGATCAAGACGATCATGACGCGCTGCATTCACTGTACCCGCTGCGTCCGTTTCACCACGGAAGTCTGCGGCGTCACCGACATGGGCCTGATCAGCCGCGGCGAAGACGCGGAAATCACCACCTATCTCGATGCGGCCCTGTCGTCTGAAATGCAGGGCAATGTCGCCGATCTTTGCCCGGTGGGCGCGCTGACCCACAAGCCGTACGAATTCCATGCCCGTCCCTGGGAGCTGACCAAGACCGAAAGCGTTGACGTGATGGACGCGGTCGGGTCTGCGATCCGCGTCGACAGCCGCGGCAAGGAAGTCATGCGGGTGATGCCGCGCCTCAACGAAGAGGTCAACGAGGAGTGGATCTCCGACAAGTCCCGCTACATCTGGGACGGTCTGAAGACCCAGCGTCTCGACCGGCCCTACGCCAAGAAGGACGGCAAGCTGCAGCCCGTTTCCTGGGGCGAAGCCTTCCAGATCATCGCCGACAAGGTGAAGGGCGCTTCCAGTGACCGGATCGGTGCACTGGCTGGCCAGATGGCGGGCGTTGAAGAGATGTTCGCCCTGAAGAGCCTGATGGAAAAGCTCGGCGTCACCAATATCGACAGCCGCTTCCCGGGCTCGCCGCTGCATCCGAAGAACGGCCGCGCCAGCTACCTCTTCAATTCCACCATTCAAGGCATCGAAGATGCCGACGCGATCATGCTGATCGGCACCAACCCGCGCCAGGAAGCACCGGTGCTGAACGCCCGGATCCGCAAGCGCTGGACCCGCGGCGACCTGCATGTCGGCCTGATCGGTGAAAACGCCGACCTGACCTTTCCGGTGACCTATCTCGGCGCCGGCCCGGACAGCCTGAAGCAGTTTGTCGAACATGCTCCGGCCAAAGCCGAGCGGCCGATGTTCATTGTCGGCCAGGGCGCGCTCAACCGTCCGGATGGTGCGGAAGTCATGGCGACCATCGCCGCAGCCGCCAAATCGCTTGGCGTGATCAAGGACGGCTGGAACGGTTTCAACATCCTGCACACCGAAGCCTCTCAGGTTGGTGCGCTGGATCTCGGTTTTGTCCCGGGCGAAGGCGGCAAGGACACCGGAGCCATGCTCGAGCCGGGGGCAATGGACATCCTGTTCCTGCTGGGCGTCGACGAGGTCGAGGTTCCCGAGGGCGCTTTTGTCGTCTACCAGGGCACCCATGGCGACCGAGGTGCACACCGGGCCGACGTGATCCTTCCGGGAGCGGCCTACACCGAGAAGTCCGCGATCTACGTCAACACCGAAGGCCGCGTCCAGATGGCCGACCGCGCCGCGTTCCCTCCGGGTGAAGCGCGCGAGGATTGGGCGATCCTGCGGGCACTGTCCGCGACCCTGTCGCAGACGCTCGACTTCGACTCGCTCAGCCAGTTGCGCGGCAAGCTCTTTGAAGCTGTCCCGCACATGGCCTCGATCGACATGATCGAGGCTGGCTCCGCCGCTGACATTGAACAGCTGGCCAATGCCAAGGCAAAGATGGACAGCGCCGGCTTTGCCAACGTGATCCGTGATTTTTATCTGACCAACCCGATCGCCCGCGCCTCCAAGGTGATGGCCGAGTGTTCGGCGCTCGCGAAGTCGCGGGCGGCAGAAGCTGCAGAATAA
- the nuoH gene encoding NADH-quinone oxidoreductase subunit NuoH, protein MVEFFTTTYLGQFLVMALQSVVLMVVLLVIVAYILYADRKIWAAVQIRRGPNVVGPWGLLQSFADLLKFVLKEPVIPAGSNKILFLLAPLVSVLLALSAWAVIPVADGWVISNINIGVLFVFAVSSLEVYGVIIGGWASNSKYPFLSALRSAAQMVSYEVSIGFVIVTVLLCAGTLNLSGIVMAQQTGLATWLGVPWLAFLNWYWLPLFPMFVVFFVSALAETNRPPFDLAEAESELVAGFMVEYGSTPYMMFMLGEYVAICLMCALMTIFFMGGWLPPFDFAPFTWVPGVVWFVLKCFLGFFMFAMVKAMVPRYRYDQLMRLGWKVFLPLSLGMVVVVAAVLMIMGWAPGAA, encoded by the coding sequence ATGGTTGAGTTCTTTACGACGACCTACCTGGGGCAATTCCTGGTGATGGCACTGCAAAGCGTGGTGCTGATGGTCGTGCTCCTGGTGATTGTCGCCTACATCTTGTACGCCGACCGCAAGATCTGGGCGGCCGTGCAGATCCGGCGCGGTCCGAACGTGGTCGGTCCCTGGGGCTTGCTGCAGAGTTTCGCCGATCTTCTGAAATTCGTTCTGAAGGAGCCGGTCATTCCGGCAGGCTCCAACAAGATCCTGTTTCTGCTGGCGCCGCTGGTCTCCGTGCTGCTCGCGCTCAGTGCCTGGGCCGTGATCCCGGTCGCGGACGGCTGGGTGATCTCGAACATCAATATCGGCGTCCTGTTCGTCTTCGCGGTGTCTTCGCTGGAAGTCTACGGCGTCATCATCGGTGGCTGGGCGTCGAACTCGAAATATCCGTTCCTGTCGGCGCTGCGCTCGGCGGCGCAGATGGTTTCCTATGAGGTGTCGATCGGCTTCGTGATCGTGACCGTTCTGCTTTGTGCCGGTACGTTGAACCTCTCCGGTATCGTGATGGCGCAGCAGACGGGTCTTGCGACCTGGCTCGGCGTGCCGTGGCTCGCCTTCCTGAACTGGTACTGGCTGCCGTTGTTCCCGATGTTCGTGGTCTTCTTCGTGTCCGCCCTGGCCGAGACCAACCGTCCGCCGTTCGACCTTGCCGAAGCGGAATCTGAGCTGGTTGCCGGCTTCATGGTGGAATACGGCTCGACCCCGTACATGATGTTCATGCTCGGTGAATATGTCGCCATCTGCCTGATGTGCGCCCTGATGACGATCTTCTTCATGGGCGGATGGCTGCCGCCGTTCGATTTCGCACCCTTCACCTGGGTGCCGGGCGTGGTCTGGTTCGTGCTGAAGTGTTTCCTGGGCTTCTTCATGTTCGCCATGGTGAAGGCCATGGTGCCGCGCTACCGCTATGACCAGCTGATGCGTCTGGGCTGGAAAGTGTTCCTGCCGCTGTCGCTTGGCATGGTCGTCGTTGTCGCAGCCGTTCTGATGATCATGGGCTGGGCTCCGGGCGCGGCGTGA